One window from the genome of Fibrobacter sp. UWB4 encodes:
- a CDS encoding fibro-slime domain-containing protein: protein MRNSWRVAGLSVAVPLLAFFAGCSENPTSQLDEPGKNPASHSGDESSFETLLCSSPVGGAVTPEPEYLNVGSMTAVIRDFQPNHSDFENFSEEATTQLEYESIAHLDLIYNYVTRTGVAMKDNGYGDDWYTAVPYHASCGTVSANAQYGSGTQIGVDGLPMDENTNLPEYLRQTSAGPVLQFGECQERLLGNNRILRGYANALESIDYYDCPNGKTVWSNPVIATTGMVQPYLKFAAGADGKIDMIDGVTISKQNERCDNANFDQWFTDVPSVNKRVNTTLDLVKKEDSEDYIYGRGYNDVGFFPLDSINPITHEWVMNKPCDPSLQPSGTCEQFLPQSLSIFCPPYNYMYASTQVDEFGNNTAQLCNEWLNQGGPRAADPKGTGYSAAWLAMVSMAEMGYKTGMQHLRNFHFTMMAYSTFKYDAAKQATFPQNLEFISSGDMWVFVDGVLVADMGGDHMPVPSQVNLQVLAANNHGCHEGEPLAAYENCNGSTEKDGWADGSIHHLHIFYANRQTNGSEIYIRTIPVERATRRVEPLSMNKLEVVKDSRGNTQNRIYMNLPFADSTVAAMTSRNLPSMIVLRDDAEGKTKVFGLYLLSLTDSTANENGEPMYQFEGVLKDVNGNTVEGGLRSLDRVAFNVPWSEALENGNDADMYLGDVWKQMMAWSKMMPTYIASSSGKQIVTFTANNALNKLINSCAE, encoded by the coding sequence ATGAGAAATTCATGGCGTGTTGCGGGTTTGTCTGTAGCTGTTCCTTTGCTTGCTTTTTTTGCAGGTTGTTCCGAAAATCCGACGAGTCAACTTGATGAACCGGGCAAGAATCCCGCATCGCATTCGGGGGATGAGTCATCGTTTGAAACTTTGCTTTGCTCTTCGCCTGTGGGCGGTGCTGTAACGCCTGAACCCGAATATCTGAATGTGGGGTCGATGACCGCCGTCATTCGCGACTTCCAGCCGAATCATTCGGACTTTGAAAACTTCTCGGAAGAAGCGACGACACAACTGGAGTACGAATCCATTGCACATCTGGATCTCATTTATAACTATGTCACGCGCACTGGTGTTGCGATGAAGGATAATGGCTACGGTGATGATTGGTATACCGCTGTTCCTTATCACGCTTCTTGCGGAACCGTGAGTGCCAATGCCCAGTATGGCTCGGGAACGCAAATAGGTGTCGACGGTCTTCCTATGGACGAAAATACGAATTTGCCGGAATACCTCCGACAGACCTCCGCAGGTCCGGTGCTGCAGTTTGGTGAATGTCAGGAGAGACTTTTGGGTAACAACAGGATTTTACGCGGGTATGCGAATGCGCTTGAATCCATTGACTACTATGATTGCCCCAATGGCAAAACGGTTTGGTCGAACCCTGTGATTGCCACGACGGGTATGGTGCAACCTTACTTGAAGTTTGCTGCTGGCGCTGACGGCAAAATTGACATGATCGATGGCGTCACGATTAGTAAGCAGAATGAACGCTGCGATAACGCCAACTTTGATCAGTGGTTTACCGATGTTCCGTCCGTGAATAAGCGAGTCAACACGACGCTCGATCTTGTTAAGAAAGAGGATTCCGAAGATTACATTTACGGTCGCGGCTATAATGATGTTGGATTCTTCCCGCTGGATAGCATCAATCCGATTACTCATGAATGGGTGATGAATAAGCCCTGCGATCCGTCGTTACAGCCGAGTGGCACTTGTGAACAGTTCTTGCCACAGTCTCTTTCCATTTTTTGCCCGCCGTACAATTACATGTACGCATCGACTCAAGTGGATGAATTTGGAAATAATACCGCTCAGCTTTGTAATGAATGGTTGAATCAGGGTGGGCCGCGTGCCGCTGATCCCAAGGGCACTGGATATAGTGCTGCTTGGCTTGCTATGGTGTCCATGGCGGAAATGGGGTACAAGACTGGTATGCAGCACCTTCGCAATTTCCATTTTACGATGATGGCCTATTCGACCTTCAAGTATGATGCCGCCAAGCAGGCCACATTTCCGCAGAATCTCGAATTTATCAGTAGCGGTGATATGTGGGTCTTTGTGGATGGCGTGCTTGTTGCCGATATGGGGGGCGACCACATGCCTGTCCCGAGCCAGGTGAACCTTCAGGTGCTTGCCGCAAACAACCACGGATGCCATGAAGGCGAACCTCTTGCCGCTTACGAAAACTGCAATGGCTCTACGGAAAAGGATGGCTGGGCTGATGGTTCCATTCACCACTTGCACATCTTCTATGCAAACCGCCAGACGAACGGTTCCGAAATCTACATCCGCACGATTCCTGTAGAACGTGCAACGCGCCGTGTTGAACCGCTTTCGATGAACAAGCTCGAAGTGGTAAAGGATTCTCGCGGCAATACGCAGAACCGCATTTACATGAATCTTCCGTTTGCAGATTCTACCGTTGCGGCTATGACCTCGCGGAATTTGCCGTCGATGATCGTGCTCCGCGACGATGCTGAGGGCAAAACAAAGGTGTTTGGTCTTTATCTGCTCTCGTTGACGGATTCGACGGCCAACGAAAATGGAGAACCGATGTACCAGTTCGAAGGTGTCCTGAAGGATGTTAATGGTAACACTGTTGAGGGCGGGTTGCGTAGTTTGGACCGCGTTGCTTTCAATGTTCCCTGGAGTGAGGCTCTTGAAAATGGAAACGATGCGGACATGTATTTGGGCGATGTCTGGAAGCAGATGATGGCCTGGTCTAAGATGATGCCGACCTACATAGCTTCTTCGTCTGGGAAACAGATTGTGACCTTTACCGCGAATAACGCACTGAACAAGCTGATCAATTCATGTGCTGAATAA
- the pyrH gene encoding UMP kinase translates to MKFKRILLKLSGEALAGEKGHGIDNQILSDMASEIASIVKQGVQVALVIGGGNLVRGISASAGGMNRAQGDAMGMLGTVMNGLAMQDALDKQGIDSVVMSAIRMEPVCEFFDRRKALKLLSAGSVVIFSAGTGNPFFTTDSCAALRAIESECDVIMKATKVDGIYTADPVKDPTATRFDDISYKEVISRGLKVMDTAAVALCMENNMPIFVFKMEKGNLTRAAVEGDLGTLVHC, encoded by the coding sequence ATGAAATTCAAACGCATTCTTCTCAAGCTCAGTGGCGAAGCCCTCGCAGGCGAAAAGGGCCACGGCATCGACAACCAGATTCTTTCTGACATGGCCTCCGAAATTGCTTCTATCGTCAAGCAGGGTGTGCAAGTCGCTCTCGTGATTGGCGGTGGCAACCTCGTTCGTGGCATTTCCGCTTCTGCAGGCGGCATGAACCGCGCCCAGGGCGATGCTATGGGTATGCTCGGCACCGTGATGAACGGCCTTGCCATGCAGGACGCTCTCGACAAGCAGGGCATCGACTCCGTCGTGATGTCCGCTATCCGTATGGAACCGGTTTGCGAATTCTTCGACCGTCGCAAGGCTCTCAAGCTTTTGTCCGCTGGTTCCGTGGTCATCTTCTCTGCCGGTACTGGCAATCCGTTCTTCACGACGGACAGCTGTGCTGCTCTCCGCGCTATCGAAAGCGAATGCGACGTGATCATGAAGGCCACCAAGGTTGACGGCATCTACACTGCAGACCCGGTCAAGGACCCGACGGCAACGCGCTTTGACGACATCAGCTACAAGGAAGTCATCTCCCGCGGCCTCAAGGTCATGGACACCGCAGCAGTCGCTCTCTGCATGGAAAACAACATGCCTATTTTCGTGTTCAAGATGGAAAAGGGCAACCTCACGCGCGCTGCCGTCGAAGGCGACCTCGGTACGCTTGTCCACTGCTAA
- a CDS encoding formylglycine-generating enzyme family protein — protein MRILSSGVYAACCCAVGVLWSCSDSSSNDISGSDINISSSVDYSGSSEAGDSPDKNYSAENGGTNSSSSITSVSESSSGTSPGMSTDSHKSSSSRHVHRSSSSSSEQGKSSGLQVNSSSSEESFVYTSPANFADTVNGVVFNMVYVTGGSYTRGCDNCAEQDKIYESPSHKVTVDEYFIANTEVTIAQWNAVMGGKKSAWESDKAPKIGVSWFDANNFACKLSQQTRRQYRLLTDGEWEFAARGGKDGVSDKFKFSGSNNVDDVAWYSENSGGKSHDVATKKPNKLGLYDMSGNSWEWVYDWLVGYTSDDKVNPVQLTGSGNKTRRGGSYGEPAEFARVSRRAIRSRDGAADMGFRLGMSTKLPPGMVSPCEAANPSAAVCQGDKNRDCRLITASDEAWISDDYTVIINEDGIAAVSGFPNVSGQWYTLNNRSFNVVTKNGTKTYAYYVFSEDELTMISDDGIPYRLYRRAASEAKSKVSIPTVSNPKTLAQLIAAVEPERIVSDEQLAHPDTSVRDPRIAAASGYTWFFDGRCCGGNHKYRFHLDKNGDAEFVVMDYDDTHHENILAKGRWFTVGNIGLHIIFNGKYYNYLYTAGERTMSYSEYMPAGPIFCHISFQSYERGDFRIFNKTLFDDKIKRPRGFNGEEPVYKAGDYQWGS, from the coding sequence ATGCGCATACTTTCCTCGGGTGTATATGCTGCGTGTTGTTGCGCAGTCGGGGTGCTTTGGAGCTGTTCGGATTCGTCAAGCAATGACATTTCCGGATCGGACATCAATATTTCATCGTCTGTCGACTATTCCGGGTCTTCCGAGGCAGGCGATTCACCAGACAAAAACTATTCTGCCGAAAATGGCGGAACAAATTCGTCATCATCCATTACAAGTGTATCTGAAAGCTCGTCGGGAACATCGCCGGGCATGTCCACAGATTCGCACAAAAGTTCTTCGAGTAGACATGTCCACCGGAGTTCATCTTCGAGTTCCGAGCAAGGAAAATCGTCTGGACTTCAAGTAAATTCTAGTTCCAGCGAAGAGTCTTTTGTCTACACCTCGCCTGCAAATTTCGCCGATACGGTAAACGGCGTTGTATTCAACATGGTCTATGTAACAGGCGGTTCTTATACACGAGGCTGCGACAATTGCGCCGAACAAGATAAAATTTACGAGAGTCCATCACACAAAGTAACAGTCGATGAATACTTCATTGCCAATACCGAAGTGACTATTGCACAATGGAACGCTGTAATGGGCGGTAAAAAGAGCGCCTGGGAATCGGACAAGGCCCCCAAAATTGGAGTAAGCTGGTTTGACGCCAACAATTTCGCCTGCAAGCTTTCGCAACAGACAAGGCGTCAGTACCGTTTGCTCACGGACGGCGAATGGGAATTTGCGGCACGGGGCGGCAAGGACGGCGTTTCAGACAAGTTTAAGTTTTCAGGAAGCAACAACGTCGATGATGTGGCATGGTATTCCGAAAACAGCGGCGGAAAATCGCACGATGTAGCGACCAAGAAGCCAAACAAGCTAGGACTTTACGACATGAGCGGAAATTCCTGGGAATGGGTGTACGACTGGCTCGTAGGCTATACATCTGACGACAAGGTGAACCCGGTACAGCTCACTGGTTCCGGCAACAAGACGCGTCGAGGCGGAAGCTACGGGGAACCCGCAGAGTTCGCGCGAGTGAGCCGTCGCGCCATCCGCAGCCGCGATGGCGCCGCCGACATGGGGTTCAGACTCGGCATGTCCACAAAGCTCCCGCCGGGAATGGTCAGCCCTTGCGAAGCTGCAAACCCATCGGCCGCCGTCTGCCAAGGCGACAAGAACCGCGACTGCCGTTTAATCACAGCTTCTGACGAAGCCTGGATCAGCGACGATTACACCGTAATCATCAACGAAGACGGGATAGCGGCCGTGTCCGGATTCCCGAATGTTTCAGGACAATGGTACACGCTCAACAACCGCAGCTTTAACGTTGTCACCAAGAACGGCACCAAAACTTACGCTTATTACGTGTTCAGCGAAGATGAACTCACGATGATCAGTGACGATGGCATTCCCTATCGTCTGTACCGCCGAGCCGCAAGCGAAGCGAAGAGCAAAGTGAGTATCCCCACGGTAAGCAACCCCAAAACATTGGCACAGCTTATCGCAGCCGTGGAACCCGAACGAATCGTGAGCGATGAACAGCTCGCCCACCCCGATACTAGTGTGCGAGACCCGCGCATTGCGGCTGCAAGTGGTTACACCTGGTTCTTTGACGGGCGTTGCTGCGGTGGAAACCACAAGTACCGTTTCCACCTCGACAAGAATGGCGATGCAGAATTCGTCGTCATGGATTACGACGACACCCACCACGAAAACATCCTTGCAAAAGGCCGCTGGTTCACGGTCGGAAATATCGGACTGCACATTATATTTAACGGAAAATATTACAACTACCTCTACACGGCCGGTGAACGCACCATGAGTTATAGCGAGTACATGCCGGCAGGCCCCATTTTCTGTCATATTTCTTTCCAGAGCTACGAACGTGGAGATTTCCGCATATTCAACAAGACTTTATTCGACGACAAGATTAAACGCCCACGAGGCTTCAACGGAGAAGAACCCGTCTACAAAGCAGGCGATTACCAGTGGGGTTCGTAA
- the frr gene encoding ribosome recycling factor encodes MADYSEKMDKAIEATEREFSKIRAGQASPAILNGVRIDYYGTPTPISQVAKISVPEPRMLLVTPWEKQLVDTIDKAILAANIGLTPMKDGNCIRVTLPILTTERRKELAKIARKHAEDGRVAIRNIRRDANDALKKNKELSEDDVKKQQDEIQKATDKAIAQIDALLAEKEADILKV; translated from the coding sequence ATGGCAGATTATTCTGAAAAAATGGACAAGGCCATCGAGGCCACCGAACGTGAATTTTCCAAGATCCGTGCTGGCCAGGCTAGCCCGGCTATCCTCAACGGTGTGCGCATCGACTACTACGGCACTCCGACTCCGATCTCTCAGGTCGCAAAGATTTCTGTGCCTGAACCGCGTATGCTGCTCGTGACCCCGTGGGAAAAGCAGCTCGTCGATACGATCGACAAGGCTATCCTCGCCGCTAACATCGGCCTTACCCCGATGAAGGACGGCAACTGCATCCGCGTGACGCTCCCGATCCTCACGACCGAACGCCGTAAGGAACTCGCTAAGATCGCCCGCAAGCATGCTGAAGACGGCCGCGTGGCTATCCGCAACATTCGCCGTGATGCTAACGACGCCCTCAAGAAGAACAAGGAACTCTCCGAAGACGACGTCAAGAAGCAGCAGGACGAAATCCAGAAGGCAACTGACAAGGCTATCGCACAGATCGACGCTCTCCTTGCTGAAAAGGAAGCCGACATCCTCAAGGTGTAA
- a CDS encoding histidine phosphatase family protein produces MQKLNHSVLRAIATKPLFVAISFTAMLSACSDTTFSTAPESIASSSTTTEELSSSEVATVESSGSAIQQSSSSSGTKNNSSSSRSSHRRSSSSVAQTSSSIISSSQDTPVSSSSDVAKSSSSSQTSLPAKEISLDENGFATVADVYKSLTADEKAVFIIRHSEREDDVAIETELTANGVKMAQDLGATLKSDEEFSYITSGFVRTNETANNISKGRGEASLPKLITNYDITGNWFLKISADSLAQYATKLNMKGSSVELMAHWAYDGGYPDVLYELAPRAEEFMQKVILKNLSKWKRVSIMVSHDILVMPLTVFGSNKKVALKYHVDYHWINYIAGLAIIIGTDNSMRYVPVKGAASGVIDYLAIFMDGRRSSRSP; encoded by the coding sequence ATGCAAAAACTCAACCATAGCGTGCTCCGCGCAATTGCGACAAAGCCCCTATTTGTCGCAATCTCATTCACAGCGATGCTTTCAGCCTGTAGCGACACCACATTCTCAACAGCTCCTGAAAGCATCGCTTCATCCTCAACAACAACTGAGGAACTATCGTCATCGGAGGTCGCAACCGTTGAATCATCCGGCTCAGCAATTCAACAAAGCTCGTCGTCAAGTGGAACAAAAAATAATTCCAGTTCATCACGAAGCAGCCATCGACGATCTTCGTCTTCTGTAGCACAAACAAGCTCATCCATAATTTCATCTTCGCAAGACACGCCAGTTTCTTCGTCTTCAGATGTAGCAAAATCTTCCAGTTCCTCGCAAACATCGCTACCAGCAAAAGAGATTTCGCTCGACGAGAACGGTTTTGCAACTGTCGCCGACGTCTACAAGAGTCTTACCGCAGACGAAAAAGCGGTATTCATCATTCGACATTCCGAACGCGAAGATGACGTCGCTATAGAAACGGAACTCACCGCCAATGGCGTAAAGATGGCCCAAGACCTAGGCGCCACCCTCAAAAGCGATGAAGAATTTTCATACATCACTTCTGGATTTGTGCGCACTAATGAAACCGCAAACAACATTTCAAAAGGCCGCGGAGAAGCAAGTCTCCCGAAACTCATCACCAACTACGACATCACCGGAAACTGGTTCCTGAAAATTTCAGCAGATTCGCTCGCACAGTACGCCACCAAGCTCAACATGAAAGGCAGTTCTGTCGAACTCATGGCTCATTGGGCATACGATGGCGGCTACCCCGACGTACTCTATGAACTCGCGCCCCGCGCCGAAGAATTCATGCAGAAAGTCATCCTCAAGAATTTATCCAAATGGAAGCGCGTGAGCATAATGGTCTCGCACGACATTCTCGTGATGCCACTCACCGTATTCGGTTCAAACAAAAAAGTAGCCCTCAAATACCACGTGGACTACCATTGGATAAATTACATTGCCGGACTTGCAATCATCATCGGAACAGACAACAGTATGCGTTATGTTCCCGTGAAGGGAGCTGCATCAGGCGTTATCGACTATCTTGCCATTTTCATGGATGGACGACGCTCTTCAAGAAGTCCATGA
- a CDS encoding alpha/beta hydrolase: MKKMTMAVCIATVSAFAQWGGGGGFGGPQGGGSVSNADKTADVNYVGDGKAYHTLDIYIPKEAKESYPVVIHTYGSAWSFNNMKGSADLSTICSAYVKAGYAVVTPNHRSASDAKYPAQLHDIKAVVRFVRGNAAKYKFDTNFVAVSGFSSGGHLSSLTATTCGLKEGKSGSVTVDLVGDLGEFTSFSSCVDGAVLWSPPTDIYTMNPISMGGSGTMEGAFIGVEREGNKDKWMVASSPYYASDDDPPIIMFHGTSDNIVNIEQSEELYDSLKNHNVVTEFVKVPGGSHGGDKMNATENLNKAVAFLDKAREAKAASVPPDTVAGDTSVIDTSARDTARTDTSKVDSGRTVLPEFAKSHGVEIYGNRLTVQGSMAVFRYTVISVDGARKVSGFFRKELDLSLLPVGVYGIMVESPSGVTSIIKFAKK; the protein is encoded by the coding sequence ATGAAAAAGATGACAATGGCGGTATGCATTGCCACTGTTTCTGCGTTCGCCCAGTGGGGCGGCGGTGGTGGCTTTGGCGGCCCACAAGGTGGTGGGAGCGTATCTAATGCCGATAAGACTGCCGATGTAAACTATGTAGGCGACGGAAAGGCCTACCATACGCTGGATATTTATATTCCAAAGGAAGCGAAGGAATCGTATCCGGTGGTTATCCATACTTATGGTAGTGCCTGGAGCTTTAACAACATGAAAGGCTCTGCGGATTTGAGCACCATCTGTTCCGCATATGTCAAGGCGGGCTATGCCGTCGTGACTCCGAATCACCGTTCTGCAAGTGACGCCAAGTATCCGGCGCAGCTTCACGACATCAAGGCTGTGGTCCGTTTTGTCCGTGGCAATGCAGCTAAGTACAAGTTTGACACGAATTTTGTGGCTGTGTCCGGCTTCTCGTCGGGAGGTCACCTTTCGAGCCTTACTGCGACAACCTGCGGCTTGAAAGAAGGCAAGTCGGGTTCGGTGACGGTGGACTTGGTGGGTGACCTCGGCGAATTTACGTCATTCAGCAGTTGCGTGGATGGTGCCGTGCTTTGGTCTCCTCCGACGGATATTTATACCATGAACCCTATTAGCATGGGTGGTTCTGGAACAATGGAAGGAGCCTTCATCGGTGTCGAGCGCGAAGGAAACAAGGATAAGTGGATGGTTGCAAGTTCTCCCTATTATGCAAGCGATGACGATCCGCCGATAATCATGTTTCATGGCACGTCCGATAATATTGTGAATATCGAACAGAGTGAGGAACTTTATGATTCCCTCAAGAATCATAATGTGGTAACGGAATTTGTCAAGGTGCCAGGCGGTTCCCATGGCGGCGACAAGATGAATGCGACTGAAAACCTGAACAAGGCGGTCGCTTTCCTTGACAAGGCTCGCGAGGCGAAGGCGGCAAGCGTCCCGCCGGATACGGTGGCTGGGGATACGTCCGTGATAGATACTTCTGCAAGGGATACTGCTAGGACGGATACGAGTAAGGTGGATTCCGGCAGGACCGTGTTGCCGGAATTTGCAAAGTCCCATGGTGTAGAGATTTATGGAAATCGCTTAACGGTTCAGGGATCTATGGCGGTGTTCCGTTATACGGTGATTTCTGTAGACGGGGCGCGTAAAGTTAGCGGATTCTTCCGTAAGGAACTTGACTTGTCCCTATTGCCGGTGGGCGTTTACGGGATTATGGTGGAATCGCCTTCGGGTGTGACAAGCATCATAAAATTTGCGAAAAAATAA
- the dxr gene encoding 1-deoxy-D-xylulose-5-phosphate reductoisomerase produces MKNVVLLGATGSIGTSSVDVIHQHSDIFNLYAVAANSSVEKVAEIVRKYNVERVCMFNEAAAKELEGMLDKKVLAGMDGLCELAADPKADIIINALMGAVGCLPTITAIEHGKHVALANKETMVMAGPVIWDKLAENPKSFITPIDSEHSAIFQCLEGGKRESEVEFLEITASGGPFREWPIEKFENITVADALNHPVWSMGKKITIDSASMMNKGLEVLEAHFLFHIPYDQIKVVVHPQSMVHSLVQFRDGSLMAQLGAPDMRIPIQVALTWPDRLKLETKRLDLPTLAKLTFFEPDFNKFRCLALAFEAGRRGGIVPSMMNAANEVLVDRFLKGNLKFTDIPKYVEMVMEKAPNVTGHLSLEQVLEADKEARLMTEGFLK; encoded by the coding sequence ATGAAAAACGTTGTTCTTTTGGGTGCCACCGGTTCTATCGGTACCTCTAGCGTCGATGTCATTCACCAGCATTCGGATATCTTCAACCTTTACGCCGTGGCTGCCAATAGCAGTGTCGAGAAGGTTGCTGAAATCGTGCGCAAGTACAATGTCGAACGTGTTTGCATGTTCAACGAAGCTGCCGCCAAGGAACTCGAAGGTATGCTTGACAAGAAGGTGCTTGCCGGTATGGATGGCCTCTGCGAACTTGCTGCTGACCCGAAGGCGGACATCATCATCAACGCCTTGATGGGCGCTGTGGGTTGCCTCCCGACGATTACCGCTATTGAACATGGCAAGCATGTCGCCCTTGCAAACAAGGAAACGATGGTGATGGCAGGCCCTGTCATTTGGGACAAGCTTGCTGAAAATCCGAAGTCATTCATCACGCCGATTGACTCCGAACATAGCGCCATTTTCCAGTGTCTCGAAGGTGGCAAGCGCGAATCCGAAGTGGAATTCCTCGAAATCACGGCTTCGGGTGGCCCGTTCCGCGAATGGCCTATTGAAAAGTTCGAAAACATCACCGTCGCCGATGCCCTCAATCACCCTGTGTGGAGCATGGGCAAGAAGATTACGATTGACTCTGCTTCCATGATGAACAAGGGCCTTGAAGTGCTCGAAGCTCATTTCCTCTTCCACATTCCGTATGACCAGATCAAGGTTGTGGTTCACCCGCAGTCTATGGTGCATTCTTTGGTGCAGTTCCGCGATGGTTCCTTGATGGCTCAGCTCGGCGCTCCCGACATGCGCATCCCTATCCAGGTGGCGCTCACGTGGCCCGACCGCCTCAAGCTCGAAACCAAGCGCCTCGACTTGCCGACGCTTGCAAAGCTCACGTTCTTCGAACCGGATTTCAACAAGTTCCGTTGCCTTGCCCTCGCCTTTGAAGCCGGCCGCCGTGGCGGTATCGTGCCGTCGATGATGAACGCCGCAAACGAAGTCCTCGTGGACCGTTTCCTCAAGGGTAACCTCAAGTTCACTGATATTCCGAAGTACGTGGAAATGGTGATGGAAAAAGCCCCGAATGTCACCGGTCACCTTTCGCTCGAACAAGTTCTCGAAGCTGACAAGGAAGCCCGCCTCATGACAGAAGGCTTCTTGAAGTAA
- a CDS encoding phosphatidate cytidylyltransferase — protein sequence MSNLAQRLITAFIAIPIVFVLLWFNDFSRIGLMCFLGAVGAWEWAGMASKMYAGPDMRYLSFASTMALTLAWALSKGGYFGLPAVPYVVGMTFLAIFAIYIGVAYAKVEIDHLFPWLVMQLGAPLYVGFWGGMNVLMMGNGQGFEHCYPFILVMTAVWLCDTVAYFFGKFAAGKGPFGRHPFAPSISPKKTWEGSIAGSIATIAWVAYWVKCSAALSSFEMNFTWTSAIVIGLLITVAGQVGDLLMSALKRWSGTKDSGNLFVGHGGVLDRCDSFLLAAPALYIFMDFLKSVVHP from the coding sequence ATGAGTAATTTGGCTCAGCGATTGATCACTGCATTTATTGCAATTCCAATCGTTTTTGTTTTACTTTGGTTCAACGACTTTAGTCGCATTGGACTGATGTGTTTTCTGGGCGCTGTGGGCGCCTGGGAGTGGGCCGGTATGGCTTCCAAGATGTATGCAGGCCCGGACATGCGCTATCTCTCGTTTGCATCGACTATGGCGTTGACGCTTGCGTGGGCGCTTTCGAAGGGCGGCTACTTTGGCCTCCCGGCTGTACCTTACGTTGTCGGCATGACGTTCCTCGCCATTTTCGCGATTTACATTGGCGTCGCCTATGCGAAGGTTGAGATTGACCACTTGTTCCCATGGCTTGTGATGCAGCTTGGCGCTCCGCTGTACGTGGGGTTCTGGGGCGGCATGAATGTGCTCATGATGGGCAACGGCCAGGGCTTTGAACATTGCTACCCGTTCATCCTCGTGATGACGGCGGTGTGGCTCTGTGACACGGTTGCTTACTTCTTTGGAAAGTTCGCTGCAGGAAAGGGGCCGTTTGGCCGTCATCCTTTTGCTCCGAGCATCAGCCCGAAGAAAACTTGGGAAGGCTCGATTGCAGGCTCCATCGCTACGATTGCCTGGGTTGCGTACTGGGTCAAGTGCAGCGCTGCTCTCAGCTCTTTCGAAATGAATTTCACATGGACATCGGCAATCGTCATTGGCCTCCTCATCACGGTAGCTGGCCAGGTGGGCGACCTCTTGATGTCTGCTCTCAAGCGCTGGAGCGGCACAAAGGATTCTGGGAACTTGTTTGTTGGGCACGGCGGTGTGCTTGACCGTTGCGACTCGTTCCTCCTCGCAGCACCTGCCCTATACATCTTCATGGACTTCTTGAAGAGCGTCGTCCATCCATGA
- a CDS encoding isoprenyl transferase — protein sequence MANQLRHIAIIMDGNGRWARRRGLERFLGHRKGTESTIDAVEMGVNLKLEHMTLYVFSSENWGRPSKEVDYLMNLLIEMVYKEIPDLMEKNVKLIVIGDISRLPEKPRTNLQMAIDKTANNTGMQLNLAISYGGRQEIVEAAKHIAAEVAAGKLSIDEINDDVFAKHLYLKGAPDPDLIIRTGGEFRLSNYLLWQAAYSEFYVTDTLWPDFTKEEFMKAVEFYNTRERRFGKVLHE from the coding sequence ATGGCCAATCAGCTTAGACATATTGCCATCATCATGGACGGTAATGGCCGTTGGGCCCGCCGTCGCGGTCTGGAACGGTTCCTGGGGCACCGCAAGGGCACGGAATCAACAATTGACGCTGTGGAAATGGGCGTGAACCTCAAGCTCGAACACATGACATTGTATGTGTTCAGCTCGGAAAACTGGGGCCGCCCGTCCAAGGAAGTGGATTACCTGATGAACCTCCTCATCGAGATGGTTTACAAGGAAATTCCGGACCTCATGGAAAAGAATGTGAAGCTGATTGTCATCGGAGACATCAGCCGCTTGCCCGAGAAGCCGCGTACCAACTTGCAGATGGCGATTGATAAGACGGCGAACAATACGGGTATGCAGCTGAACCTTGCCATCTCCTATGGCGGTCGTCAGGAAATCGTCGAAGCGGCAAAGCACATTGCGGCAGAAGTTGCTGCAGGCAAGCTCTCTATCGACGAAATCAACGACGACGTTTTTGCAAAACACTTGTACCTGAAGGGCGCTCCCGATCCGGACCTGATTATCCGCACGGGTGGCGAATTCAGGCTTTCCAACTACCTTCTGTGGCAGGCCGCCTATAGCGAGTTCTATGTGACGGACACGCTCTGGCCTGATTTCACGAAGGAAGAGTTCATGAAGGCGGTCGAGTTCTATAATACTCGCGAACGCCGTTTTGGGAAGGTTCTTCATGAGTAA